In Alosa sapidissima isolate fAloSap1 chromosome 11, fAloSap1.pri, whole genome shotgun sequence, a single window of DNA contains:
- the zmp:0000001167 gene encoding protein phosphatase 1 regulatory subunit 12A isoform X2: MAATDRSRSEAAKQRRQDQLQRWLGSETDLTDPETRGSSAGSRSRPGAKVRFNQGAVFMAACSAGDREEVAALLRQGADINHANIDGLTALHQACIDENAEMVQFLVESGSDVNRGDNEGWTPLHATASCGFIQIAKYLIEHGAHVGTVNSEGELPLDVSTEDAMSRLLKAEIKKQGVDVERARGEEERVMLQDAMAMLAGSGHLAPHPNTQATALHVAGTKGYSQVLKVLLQCGMDVDARDIDGWTPLHAAAHWGQEEACTLLSEHLCDMNAVNNVGQTPLDVADENLVDCLEELQKKQNILRSEQKKISQPPVIETSPPISMAPLRPRRTSISRMSSKEKISLHERERERHTPPALQTPPAEEEEEEPHPETRPSQPASSKASSSSSSEEESESESDVESEKAKTREIINNLNNKRNSSVPIATSTATGTSGNQVKKSEPVTKSSGADAPVSSRTSLRKAGSSGALGSDPSEPSEGRGTAALRGTQSVLGGMTRSASSPRLSSEADNKEPRLARVPPTPTRRLFNISDNNQDNSSSWLLRSSSYTRRLNSQSAADVTSSNPYLPRSSSYGRRLDEAPVTTGTSSTGLSRLNSLVAQRQAQEQAEKKDPVSVTTSNSATTTTTTTGEPENKQRRKSYLTPVRDEEAEAQRKARSRHARQSRRSTQGVTLTDLQEAEKIIKPSENRGKERKREEEEKEERKRVEEEKEGKQKKVEEGEVTWRSRIANLQKSDLLGLTNPPGALRPDRRADPEALLADLDEQRLRERRQARAQRRARAAGESYDNELSGEEGNGQDPQTDRQTGSRSDQSFNDCIIGRGSETKDYKKLFEEMSRENGTLQSQLQDTQRTVTQTRMDLDKATQRQERFTDCSALLEMEKKERRMLERRVAELEEELKVLGDLRADNQRLKDENGALIRVISKLSK; this comes from the exons gcctgTATAGATGAGAATGCAGAGATGGTGCAGTTCCTGGTGGAGAGTGGAAGTGATGTCAACCGCGGGGACAACGAGGGATGGACACCCCTACACGCCACAGCCTCCTGTGGTTTCATTCAGATCGCcaa GTACTTAATTGAACATGGTGCACATGTGGGGACAGTTAACAGTGAGGGAGAACTTCCTCTGGACGTTTCCACAGAAGATGCCATGAGCAGACTGCTGAAGGCTGAGATTAAAAAGCAAg gtgtggacGTAGAGCGAGCGCGGGGTGAGGAGGAGCGGGTGATGCTGCAGGACGCCATGGCGATGCTCGCAGGCTCCGGTCACcttgccccccaccccaacacccaGGCCACCGCCCTACATGTGGCCGGCACCAAGGGCTACAGCCAGGTGCTCAA ggtgctgCTGCAGTGTGGGATGGATGTGGACGCCAGAGACATAGACGGCTGGACTCCCCTCCACGCCGCCGCCCACTGGGGTCAGGAAGAGGCCTGTACGCTACTGTCCGAACACCTGTGTGACATGAACGCTGTCAACAACgtg GGCCAAACTCCACTGGATGTGGCAGATGAGAACCTGGTGGACTGCCTTGAGGAACTGCAGAAGAAGCAGAATATT cttCGCTCTGAACAGAAGAAGATCTCTCAGCCTCCGGTCATAGAGACTAGCCCCCCCATCTCCATGGCACCCCTGCGGCCGCGCAG GACGTCCATCTCTCGTATGAGCAGCAAAGAGAAGATCAGCCTCCACGAGCGTGAGCGCGAACGGCACACACCTCCGGCCCTGCAGACGCCGCccgccgaggaggaggaggaggagcctcACCCGGAGACACGCCCCTCACAGCCCGCCTCCAGCAAAGCCTCCAGCAGCTCCAGCTCTGAGGAGGAGAGCGAATCAGAGAGCGACGTGGAGTCAG AAAAAGCAAAAACACGAGAGATCATCAACAACCTGAACAACAAGCGCAACAGTTCTGTTCCCATAGCTACCTCCACGGCAACCGGCACCAGCGGCAACCAGGTGAAGAAG tCGGAGCCTGTTACGAAGTCTTCGGGCGCTGATGCCCCGGTCTCTTCGCGGACGTCCCTGCGGAAGGCGGGCAGTTCTGGGGCGCTGGGCTCTGACCCATCCGAGCCCTCCGAGGGAAGGGGCACCGCGGCCCTCCGGGGCACCCAGAGTGTTCTAGGGGGCATGACCCGCTCCGCCTCCAGCCCACGCCTCAGCTCAGAGGCAGAcaacaag gAGCCCAGATTGGCCCGGGTGCCCCCAACCCCGACCCGACGCCTCTTCAACATCTCTGACAACAACCAAGACAACTccagcag ctgGTTGCTTCGTAGCTCTTCATACACACGCCGCCTGAACAGCCAGTCTGCCGCTGACGTGACCAGCTCCAACCCATACTTACctcgcag ttctTCTTATGGGCGGAGACTTGATGAGGCACCAGTAACCACGGGAACATCTTCGACTGGACTCAGTCGTCTCAACAGTCTAGTggcccagag ACAAGCTCAGGAACAGGCGGAAAAGAAGGACCCTGTTTCCGTGACGACCTCAAACTCTGCCACCACCACGACAACGACGACTGGGGAGCCAGAGAATAAGCAGAGGCGCAA gtCGTATTTGACTCCAGTTCGTGATGAGGAAGCTGAGGCGCAGAGAAAAGCTCGTTCCCGGCACGCACGCCAGTCTCGCCGGTCAactcag GGTGTGACACTCACAGATCTTCAGGAGGCGGAGAAGATCATAAAGCCATCTGAGaacagagggaaggagaggaagagagaagaggaggagaaggaagagaggaaaagagtggaggaggagaaggaagggaAGCAGAAGAAGGTAGAAGAAGGG gaggtgaCCTGGAGGTCTCGTATAGCTAACCTGCAGAAGTCTGACCTTCTGGGCCTCACCAATCCACCTGGAGCCCTGCGTCCCGACAGAAgag ctgACCCCGAGGCTCTTTTGGCTGATCTGGATGAACAGAGGCTCAGAGAGAGGAGGCAAGCAAGAGCCCAGAGAAGAGCACGAGCAgcaggagag AGTTACGACAACGAGCTGAGTGGAGAGGAAGGAAACGGGCAGGAcccgcag ACGGACAGGCAAACAGGCAgcag GTCTGACCAGTCTTTCAATGACTGTATCATAGGAAGGGGATCTGAAACAAAGGACTACAagaag TTGTTTGAGGAGATGTCCAGAGAGAACGGAACACTTCAGTCACAACTGCAGGATACACAGAGGACAGTCACCCAGACCAGGATGGACCTGGACAAAGcaacacag AGACAGGAGAGGTTCACTGACTGTTCAGCCCTCCTGGAGATGGAGAAGAAG GAGCGGAGAATGTTGGAACGCCGTGTGGCAGAGTTGGAGGAGGAGCTGAAG gtgttggGGGATTTAAGAGCAGATAACCAGCGGCTGAAGGATGAGAATGGAGCTCTCATCAGGGTCATCAGCAAACTCTCCAAATAG
- the zmp:0000001167 gene encoding protein phosphatase 1 regulatory subunit 12A isoform X1, which yields MAATDRSRSEAAKQRRQDQLQRWLGSETDLTDPETRGSSAGSRSRPGAKVRFNQGAVFMAACSAGDREEVAALLRQGADINHANIDGLTALHQACIDENAEMVQFLVESGSDVNRGDNEGWTPLHATASCGFIQIAKYLIEHGAHVGTVNSEGELPLDVSTEDAMSRLLKAEIKKQGVDVERARGEEERVMLQDAMAMLAGSGHLAPHPNTQATALHVAGTKGYSQVLKVLLQCGMDVDARDIDGWTPLHAAAHWGQEEACTLLSEHLCDMNAVNNVGQTPLDVADENLVDCLEELQKKQNILRSEQKKISQPPVIETSPPISMAPLRPRRTSISRMSSKEKISLHERERERHTPPALQTPPAEEEEEEPHPETRPSQPASSKASSSSSSEEESESESDVESEKAKTREIINNLNNKRNSSVPIATSTATGTSGNQVKKSEPVTKSSGADAPVSSRTSLRKAGSSGALGSDPSEPSEGRGTAALRGTQSVLGGMTRSASSPRLSSEADNKEPRLARVPPTPTRRLFNISDNNQDNSSSWLLRSSSYTRRLNSQSAADVTSSNPYLPRSSSYGRRLDEAPVTTGTSSTGLSRLNSLVAQRQAQEQAEKKDPVSVTTSNSATTTTTTTGEPENKQRRKSYLTPVRDEEAEAQRKARSRHARQSRRSTQGVTLTDLQEAEKIIKPSENRGKERKREEEEKEERKRVEEEKEGKQKKVEEGEVTWRSRIANLQKSDLLGLTNPPGALRPDRRADPEALLADLDEQRLRERRQARAQRRARAAGESYDNELSGEEGNGQDPQTDRQTGSRSDQSFNDCIIGRGSETKDYKKLFEEMSRENGTLQSQLQDTQRTVTQTRMDLDKATQQRQERFTDCSALLEMEKKERRMLERRVAELEEELKVLGDLRADNQRLKDENGALIRVISKLSK from the exons gcctgTATAGATGAGAATGCAGAGATGGTGCAGTTCCTGGTGGAGAGTGGAAGTGATGTCAACCGCGGGGACAACGAGGGATGGACACCCCTACACGCCACAGCCTCCTGTGGTTTCATTCAGATCGCcaa GTACTTAATTGAACATGGTGCACATGTGGGGACAGTTAACAGTGAGGGAGAACTTCCTCTGGACGTTTCCACAGAAGATGCCATGAGCAGACTGCTGAAGGCTGAGATTAAAAAGCAAg gtgtggacGTAGAGCGAGCGCGGGGTGAGGAGGAGCGGGTGATGCTGCAGGACGCCATGGCGATGCTCGCAGGCTCCGGTCACcttgccccccaccccaacacccaGGCCACCGCCCTACATGTGGCCGGCACCAAGGGCTACAGCCAGGTGCTCAA ggtgctgCTGCAGTGTGGGATGGATGTGGACGCCAGAGACATAGACGGCTGGACTCCCCTCCACGCCGCCGCCCACTGGGGTCAGGAAGAGGCCTGTACGCTACTGTCCGAACACCTGTGTGACATGAACGCTGTCAACAACgtg GGCCAAACTCCACTGGATGTGGCAGATGAGAACCTGGTGGACTGCCTTGAGGAACTGCAGAAGAAGCAGAATATT cttCGCTCTGAACAGAAGAAGATCTCTCAGCCTCCGGTCATAGAGACTAGCCCCCCCATCTCCATGGCACCCCTGCGGCCGCGCAG GACGTCCATCTCTCGTATGAGCAGCAAAGAGAAGATCAGCCTCCACGAGCGTGAGCGCGAACGGCACACACCTCCGGCCCTGCAGACGCCGCccgccgaggaggaggaggaggagcctcACCCGGAGACACGCCCCTCACAGCCCGCCTCCAGCAAAGCCTCCAGCAGCTCCAGCTCTGAGGAGGAGAGCGAATCAGAGAGCGACGTGGAGTCAG AAAAAGCAAAAACACGAGAGATCATCAACAACCTGAACAACAAGCGCAACAGTTCTGTTCCCATAGCTACCTCCACGGCAACCGGCACCAGCGGCAACCAGGTGAAGAAG tCGGAGCCTGTTACGAAGTCTTCGGGCGCTGATGCCCCGGTCTCTTCGCGGACGTCCCTGCGGAAGGCGGGCAGTTCTGGGGCGCTGGGCTCTGACCCATCCGAGCCCTCCGAGGGAAGGGGCACCGCGGCCCTCCGGGGCACCCAGAGTGTTCTAGGGGGCATGACCCGCTCCGCCTCCAGCCCACGCCTCAGCTCAGAGGCAGAcaacaag gAGCCCAGATTGGCCCGGGTGCCCCCAACCCCGACCCGACGCCTCTTCAACATCTCTGACAACAACCAAGACAACTccagcag ctgGTTGCTTCGTAGCTCTTCATACACACGCCGCCTGAACAGCCAGTCTGCCGCTGACGTGACCAGCTCCAACCCATACTTACctcgcag ttctTCTTATGGGCGGAGACTTGATGAGGCACCAGTAACCACGGGAACATCTTCGACTGGACTCAGTCGTCTCAACAGTCTAGTggcccagag ACAAGCTCAGGAACAGGCGGAAAAGAAGGACCCTGTTTCCGTGACGACCTCAAACTCTGCCACCACCACGACAACGACGACTGGGGAGCCAGAGAATAAGCAGAGGCGCAA gtCGTATTTGACTCCAGTTCGTGATGAGGAAGCTGAGGCGCAGAGAAAAGCTCGTTCCCGGCACGCACGCCAGTCTCGCCGGTCAactcag GGTGTGACACTCACAGATCTTCAGGAGGCGGAGAAGATCATAAAGCCATCTGAGaacagagggaaggagaggaagagagaagaggaggagaaggaagagaggaaaagagtggaggaggagaaggaagggaAGCAGAAGAAGGTAGAAGAAGGG gaggtgaCCTGGAGGTCTCGTATAGCTAACCTGCAGAAGTCTGACCTTCTGGGCCTCACCAATCCACCTGGAGCCCTGCGTCCCGACAGAAgag ctgACCCCGAGGCTCTTTTGGCTGATCTGGATGAACAGAGGCTCAGAGAGAGGAGGCAAGCAAGAGCCCAGAGAAGAGCACGAGCAgcaggagag AGTTACGACAACGAGCTGAGTGGAGAGGAAGGAAACGGGCAGGAcccgcag ACGGACAGGCAAACAGGCAgcag GTCTGACCAGTCTTTCAATGACTGTATCATAGGAAGGGGATCTGAAACAAAGGACTACAagaag TTGTTTGAGGAGATGTCCAGAGAGAACGGAACACTTCAGTCACAACTGCAGGATACACAGAGGACAGTCACCCAGACCAGGATGGACCTGGACAAAGcaacacag CAGAGACAGGAGAGGTTCACTGACTGTTCAGCCCTCCTGGAGATGGAGAAGAAG GAGCGGAGAATGTTGGAACGCCGTGTGGCAGAGTTGGAGGAGGAGCTGAAG gtgttggGGGATTTAAGAGCAGATAACCAGCGGCTGAAGGATGAGAATGGAGCTCTCATCAGGGTCATCAGCAAACTCTCCAAATAG